A genomic window from Euwallacea fornicatus isolate EFF26 chromosome 30, ASM4011564v1, whole genome shotgun sequence includes:
- the LOC136347930 gene encoding heat shock 70 kDa protein cognate 4-like codes for MGKSLNSIIPAVGIDLGTTFSGVAVYRNGHCFMIPNDLGDILTPSSVFYQPENDKVLIGDIANDLGVARVTNLIFDNKRIIGRKYEDVYVQEVKNSSKYAFQIRKGENDGVEIELRHNQATIRKTPEEVSSEVLKYLKNSASIFLRGEVTEAVISVPAYFSNAQRKATRRAAELAGLRVLKLITEPVAAAVHYAQDRIDTAATLLVFDFGGGTLDVSIIDIDERKFCVKSVEGNTYLGGQDIDDVVFDHFQSSVLKELKTTTINEGYLRRIRKLSTKMKKRLSFLQEFSFGLDYIAGPSTPDVILSMTRDQLEHATRHFLLQAQKLIEKCLEGAGLTKDDITDVLLVGGSSRIPKVQEMIRTFFDTSRIRTDVKLDEAVTLGAALQAALLKSKHEELEKYQISEVTPLDLGVAQDMDLMLPLIKKNSPIPITSEPYLFTTNGNNQHSAVIEIYEGQRKNCKFNNLLGTFELHNLPLATAGSVVCDIRFKMNEDGILEVEAREISGETTSRLVLTLGEFRLCDRKIRDAEEQAEAYKKDDELFEKFVHYLWRVRDICLHIDYNLSMIYCLSDKAFVSSECDSFMHALYQFKFQDLEKLKARYQAFKKSVEPTIKIFFEIDMSDDL; via the exons ATGGGCAAATCTTTGAATAGCATAATACCAGCGGTTGGTATAGACTTGGGTACAACCTTTTCAGGGGTTGCAGTGTACCGCAACGGACATTGCTTTATGATCCCCAACGACCTGGGAGATATCCTGACTCCATCGTCCGTTTTCTATCAGCCAGAAAATGATAAAGTGTTGATTGGGGATATAGCTAATGATTTGGGTGTGGCTAGAGTTACTAACTTAATTTTCG ATAACAAAAGGATTATCGGACGGAAATATGAAGACGTCTATGTACAGGAAGTAAAAAATTCCTCTAAGTACGcatttcaaattagaaaaggAGAAAATGACGGCGTAGAAATAGAGCTGAGACACAATCAAGCAACTATACGAAAAACGCCTGAAGAAGTTAGCTCTGAGGTGctcaaatatctgaaaaactcTGCCTCAATATTTCTTAGAGGTGAAGTCACCGAGGCAGTAATTTCAGTTCCTGCCTACTTCAGCAATGCTCAGAGGAAAGCTACAAGGAGAGCCGCAGAGCTGGCAGGTTTGAGAGTGTTGAAACTGATTACTGAGCCTGTAGCTGCAGCTGTTCACTACGCGCAAGACCGAATCGATACAGCAGCCACACTTCTTGTCTTCGATTTCGGAGGAGGAACTCTGGATGTTTCCATAATTGATATAGATGAGAGGAAATTTTGTGTAAAAAGCGTGGAAGGGAACACTTATTTGGGAGGTCAAGATATCGATGATGTGGTTTTCGATCATTTTCAGTCTAGCGTTCTGAAAGAGCTCAAGACTACAACCATTAATGAGGGATATTTAAGGAGAATCAGGAAGTTGAGCACAAAGATGAAAAAAAGGTTATCTTTTCTCcaagaattttcttttggttTGGATTACATTGCAGGTCCTTCAACTCCAGATGTGATCCTATCGATGACTCGAGACCAATTGGAACATGCCACCAGGCACTTCCTATTGCAAGCTCAAAAACTCATAGAAAAATGCCTTGAAGGTGCTGGACTTACCAAAGACGACATCACTGATGTACTCCTCGTAGGAGGCTCCTCGAGAATCCCTAAAGTGCAGGAAATGATAAGAACCTTCTTCGATACAAGCCGGATACGTACTGATGTCAAACTGGATGAAGCTGTGACCCTAGGAGCAGCCCTGCAGGCAGCACTACTGAAAAGTAAGCACGAGGAActggaaaaatatcaaatttccgAAGTAACCCCATTGGATCTTGGTGTTGCCCAGGATATGGATTTGATGTTACCTCTGATAAagaaaaactcaccaattcCTATAACTTCAGAACCATATTTATTCACTACCAATGGGAACAATCAGCATTCGgcagttattgaaatttacgaAGGGCAGAGGAAAAACtgcaaattcaataatttgttAGGAACTTTCGAGCTCCACAATCTGCCCCTTGCTACTGCTGGTAGTGTTGTTTGTGACATCAGGTTTAAAATGAATGAAGACGGAATTTTGGAAGTTGAAGCGAGGGAAATTTCAGGGGAGACAACGAGCAGATTAGTGCTCACTTTGGGCGAGTTCCGGCTCTGCGACAGAAAGATCAGAGATGCTGAAGAACAGGCTGAAGCATATAAAAAAGACGATGAATTATTCGAGAAGTTTGTTCATTATCTTTGGAGAGTCAGGGACATTTGCCTGCACATAGATTATAATTTGTCCATGATATATTGTTTATCCGACAAGGCCTTCGTGTCCTCGGAGTGTGATAGCTTCATGCATGCCTTGTATCAGTTCAAATTCCAGGACCTGGAAAAGCTCAAAGCACGGTATCAGGCATTCAAAAAGTCAGTGGAGCCTActattaagatattttttgaaatcgacATGTCAGACGACTTGTGA
- the Grd gene encoding gamma-aminobutyric acid receptor alpha-like — MRSRALLGLLLFLFHLKVSFLVSLRKSSSLPQKNNHQNISILLDSLLRGYDNSIRPNFGGPPAVIEVDIMVRSMGPISEMDMTYSMDCYFRQSWIDRRLSFSGHDNDTLALSITMLERIWKPDTYFYNGKQSYLHTITTPNQFVRLYHDGRVLYSSRLTIKAGCPMNLEDFPMDIQRCPLKFGSFGYTKKDVLYRWNSARQVAIAEDMKLSQFDLIDTPAGNQTYTSSPKETLPKRLEAFSTPLDEYSMLLVSFHLQRHMGNFLIQVYGPCVLLVVLSWVSFWLNREATADRVSLGITTVLTMTFLGLEARKDLPKVSYPTALDYFVFLSFSFIFATIIQFAIVHYFTKYGSGECYFSADLSSDDESDVEEDDWRTCEKIVHSGEGALHITSSPVHHIHPTNPTFIEIIPLNPYATLPVKTRRPSTPWGSFANHCFRRDSYHQQDVHVNSSVIRRRSIAIPNNACRKKKKRTPRFNSVSKIDRASRVVFPMFFVTINLFYWYAYLLRTHRIENVGYS; from the exons ATGCGCTCCAGAGCCCTTCTCGGCTTGCTATTATTCTTATTCCACTTGAAGGTCAGCTTCTTGGTATCCCTGAGAAAATCCTCAAGTTTGCCCCAGAAAAACAACCATCAAAATATATCCATTTTGCTGGACAGTTTGCTGAGAGGCTACGACAACAGCATTCGACCAAACTTTGGAG GACCTCCAGCTGTTATCGAAGTGGATATAATGGTGAGGAGCATGGGACCAATATCGGAAATGGACATG ACATACTCCATGGACTGCTATTTCCGGCAATCCTGGATCGACAGACGGCTGTCCTTTTCTGGACACGATAACGACACCCTCGCCTTGAGCATTACAATGCTGGAACGCATCTGGAAGCCCGACACATACTTCTATAATGGAAAACAGTCCTATCTACATACAATTACGACTCCTAATCAGTTCGTCAGATTGTATCATGATGGACGAGTGCTTTATTCCTCCAG ATTGACGATCAAAGCCGGCTGTCCGATGAACTTGGAAGATTTCCCGATGGATATTCAGAGATGTCCTTTGAAGTTCGGCTCAT TTGGATATACGAAGAAGGACGTCCTGTACCGATGGAACTCGGCCCGACAAGTGGCCATTGCCGAGGACATGAAGTTGTCCCAATTCGACCTCATCGATACCCCCGCAGGAAACCAGACCTACACCAGCAGCCCCAAGGAGACCCTTCCTAAGCGATTGGAGGCTTTCAGCACACCTCTAG atGAGTACTCGATGCTGCTGGTCAGTTTCCATCTGCAAAGACACATGGGAAATTTCCTGATTCAAGTCTATGGGCCATGCGTGCTTCTGGTGGTTCTATCGTGGGTCTCTTTCTGGTTGAACCGAGAAGCTACTGCTGACAGGGTGTCTTTGG GTATCACCACCGTACTCACGATGACTTTCTTAGGTCTGGAAGCCAGGAAAGATCTCCCTAAAGTCTCCTATCCCACGGCACTGGATTACTTCGTCTTCCTGTCGTTCTCCTTCATATTCGCTACCATAATCCAG TTCGCAATAGTCCACTACTTCACAAAATATGGCTCTGGAGAGTGTTATTTTAGTGCAGATTTGAGTTCTGATGATGAATCAGATGTTGAGGAAGATGACTGGCGGACGTGCGAAAAGATCGTT CATTCAGGGGAAGGCGCCCTGCACATAACATCGTCCCCAGTCCATCACATCCATCCAACAAATCCCACTTTCATTGAAATCATCCCTTTAAATCCCTATGCAACTCTTCCTGTCAAAACCAGGAGACCTTCCACACCATGGGGCTCTTTCGCCAACCATTGTTTCAGACGGGACAGCTACCATCAGCAAGATGTTCATGTAAATAGCAGTGTAATACGCAGAAGATCCATTGCGATACCAA ACAATGCCTgccgaaaaaaaaagaaaagaacacCCAGATTCAACTCTGTATCCAAAATAGATCGAGCCTCAAGGGTGGTATTCCCAATGTTCTTCGTTACCATAAACTTGTTTTACTGGTACGCCTACCTCCTGAGGACACATAGAATAGAAAATGTTGGTTACTCAtag
- the Tfb1 gene encoding general transcription factor IIH subunit 1: MSTSSEDVLVQVSSVRYKKGDGTLFLMDQRLIWMVENRDTVAVSHAYADIKSQKISPEGKAKVQLQVVLHNGVSSTFHFSNKSGLPAQLSDRDRVKDMLQTLLPKFKRKVDKELEEKNKMLSSNPTLLQLYKDLVMTEVVSSEEFWMQHAQQYTQKRKQTNQEIGVSGAFLADIKPQTDGCNGLKYNITPDIIECIFKTYPAVKKKYIENVPNKLSEAQFWTKFFQSHYFHRDRKYAENKDLFTECGKIDDQEMKKDIQAGVKDPLVNLTEFEDKTLGEGYGTGAEKPLSTVGTVSQAMIKRFNQHSIMVMKASKNKVNENIGDVPQTSTENLKKETPEEPVNKKKKILEKITYDDLEDNENATNGNVHLNLSKVERYLHGPMPDSVTEYISPSEASQMMRNVIVEARQWQARPHMPNYGLVPPSAATQALGDLSPGGALMRGFQEQSLAQLVPPHIEKEVRNLYLALCELLGHFWKCFPPTSGNSEQKLVKMNEALQRFQTAKLKPFEDKLIRELTPLSQHLTKHLNQLLNAAYQKYANWQKVKSR, from the exons ATGTCCACCTCCAGTGAGGACGTCCTGGTTCAAGTCTCAAGTGTCCGGTACAAAAAAGGTGATGGGACGCTTTTTCTCATGGACCAACGATTAATTTGGATGGTAGAGAATAGAGACACTGTAGCAGTCTCTCATGCTTATGCTGATATTAAGT CCCAAAAAATCTCCCCTGAGGGTAAAGCCAAAGTGCAGCTTCAAGTTGTTTTGCATAATGGTGTGTCCTCTACTTTCCACTTTTCAAACAAAAGTGGATTACCAGCACAACTATCTGATAGGGATCGCGTTAAGGACATGTTGCAGACTCTACTTCCTAAGTTTAAGCGAAAAGTAGATAAGGAGTTGGAAGAGAAAAACAAGATGTTGTCAAGCAATCCCACTTTGTTGCAGCTTTATAAGGATTTGGTAATGACTGAGGTGGTTTCGTCTGAAGAATTTTGGATGCAACATGCACAGCAATATACCCAGAAAAGAAAGCAGACAAACCAGGAGATTG GGGTATCTGGGGCCTTCTTGGCAGACATTAAACCGCAAACAGATGGTTGTAATGgtttaaaatacaatattaCTCCAGATATAATTGAATGCATCTTTAAAACTTATCCAGCAGTTAAGAAAAAGTACATTGAAAATGTGCCAAATAAGCTAAGTGAAGCTCAATTTTGGACAAAATTTTTCCAGTCCCATTACTTTCATCG TGATAGGAAGTATGCAGAAAATAAAGACCTCTTTACTGAATGTGGAAAGATTGATGATCAGGAAATGAAGAAAGATATTCAGGCAGGGGTTAAAGATCCTCTGGTAAATCTTACAGAATTTGAGGATAAAACTTTGGGTGAGGGGTATGGAACAGGTGCAGAAAAGCCACTCAGTACTGTTGGTACTGTTAGTCAAGCCATGATCAAAAGATTCAATCAGCATTCCATCATG GTAATGAAAGCTTCAAAGAAcaaagtaaatgaaaatattggaGATGTTCCTCAAACTTCgacagaaaatttaaaaaaagaaacaccTGAAGAGCCtgtaaacaaaaagaaaaagatactagaaaaaattacatacgACGATTTAGAGGACAACGAAAATGCCACAAACGGAAACGTTCATTTAAATCTGTCTAAG GTGGAGCGTTACTTGCATGGCCCTATGCCCGATTCGGTAACCGAGTACATAAGCCCTAGTGAAGCCTCGCAAATGATGCGAAACGTAATTGTTGAGGCCAGGCAATGGCAGGCCCGTCCTCACATGCCTAACTATGGCTTAGTACCCCCTTCGGCAGCCACTCAAGCCCTGGGAGACTTATCACCAGGCGGAGCTCTAATGAGGGGCTTTCAGGAGCAATCTTTGGCTC AACTAGTGCCGCCACACATCGAAAAGGAAGTCCGTAATTTATACTTGGCTCTGTGTGAACTCTTGGGGCACTTTTGGAAGTGTTTTCCTCCTACTTCTGGTAATAGTGAGCAGAAGCTGGTGAAAATGAACGAGGCTTTGCAGCGATTTCAGACGGCCAAACTTAAACCCTTTGAG GATAAGCTGATCCGCGAACTTACTCCTCTATCGCAGCACCTTACCAAGCATTTAAACCAGCTCTTAAACGCCGCTTACCAGAAATATGCCAACTGGCAAAAAGTGAAGTCCAGatag